In Lentibacillus amyloliquefaciens, one DNA window encodes the following:
- a CDS encoding PTS galactitol transporter subunit IIC: MHILQWFVDLGASVMLPIIFFIFALILRTGIKKAFYSGITVGIGFVGVNLVLDLLTESLGPAAQSMVHHFGMDLQMIDVGWPAASAISYGTVLGSLAIPISIGVNTLLLTIGLTKTVNVDIWNYWHMAFTGALVYAITNDFTLGILTIGVHAMVVLLAGDLLADDVESYFGYQKMTFPHAASAPSYFLAKPMNALFDRIPKFNQIQANPETIQRRFGLFGNSTVLGALLGLLIGLLAGYGIQDTFQLAVQTAAVMLLMPKMVALLMEGLTPISEAASNRIKKRFPDRDLYIGMDSALTIGHPAVLSASLLMVPITLAMAVILPGNRVLPFGDLASLPFLFCLMVPVYRGNIIRTVITATIYIGAGLYIATWIAPLFTEMAINADFDTETNTIISSLIDGAVWTTFIFAGSGQWLGWFGIGLIGIMAFAGLLYIHKWKRKENNQ; the protein is encoded by the coding sequence ATGCACATTTTACAATGGTTTGTTGATTTGGGAGCAAGCGTCATGCTCCCAATCATCTTTTTCATCTTTGCATTGATACTTCGAACCGGTATCAAGAAAGCCTTCTATTCCGGAATTACAGTCGGTATTGGCTTTGTCGGCGTGAATCTGGTTCTTGATCTATTAACAGAGAGCCTCGGACCGGCAGCACAATCGATGGTTCACCATTTTGGCATGGATCTGCAAATGATTGATGTCGGCTGGCCGGCCGCTTCAGCTATTTCCTATGGGACCGTACTGGGGAGTCTGGCTATTCCAATCAGCATCGGTGTTAACACCCTCCTGTTAACCATCGGGCTGACCAAAACCGTCAATGTTGATATTTGGAACTATTGGCACATGGCTTTTACCGGGGCACTTGTCTATGCCATTACGAATGATTTTACCCTTGGGATATTAACAATCGGTGTTCATGCCATGGTTGTATTGTTAGCGGGAGATCTATTAGCCGATGATGTGGAATCGTATTTTGGCTATCAAAAAATGACGTTTCCACATGCGGCTTCTGCACCATCCTATTTTTTGGCAAAACCGATGAATGCGTTGTTTGACCGTATTCCCAAATTTAATCAAATCCAGGCAAATCCGGAAACCATTCAACGGCGATTTGGCTTATTCGGGAATTCAACCGTGCTGGGCGCGCTTCTTGGGCTCCTGATAGGTCTGCTGGCAGGTTATGGCATACAGGATACATTCCAATTGGCAGTTCAAACAGCAGCTGTCATGCTGTTAATGCCGAAAATGGTTGCTTTATTAATGGAAGGGCTCACCCCGATTTCCGAAGCTGCCAGCAACCGAATCAAAAAAAGATTTCCGGATCGTGACCTGTATATCGGTATGGACAGCGCACTGACGATTGGGCATCCTGCTGTTCTGTCCGCTTCCTTATTGATGGTGCCGATTACGCTGGCCATGGCTGTTATCCTGCCGGGAAATCGTGTCCTACCATTCGGCGACCTAGCCTCTCTCCCGTTTTTATTTTGTTTAATGGTACCTGTCTATCGGGGCAATATCATTCGTACAGTGATCACAGCAACGATCTATATCGGTGCCGGATTATACATTGCGACCTGGATCGCCCCATTATTTACGGAAATGGCTATTAATGCAGATTTTGATACAGAAACGAACACCATTATTTCCTCGCTGATTGATGGTGCCGTTTGGACAACATTTATATTCGCCGGATCCGGACAATGGCTGGGCTGGTTTGGTATTGGCTTGATTGGAATCATGGCCTTTGCCGGACTTTTATATATTCATAAATGGAAACGTAAGGAGAATAATCAATGA
- a CDS encoding thiazole biosynthesis adenylyltransferase ThiF — protein sequence MKERYSRQILFSPIGNEGQRHLHQKHVLIIGAGALGTSIAEMLARAGAGKITIADRDYVEWSNLQRQQLYTENDAENRLPKAIAAKSKLEAINRDVTIESHVTDVTPNELEQLVEGVDLMLDATDNFDIRMIMNDTAQKYNIPWIYGAVVSSYGISYTIIPDQSPCLHCMIEQVPLGGLTCDTAGIISPIVQLVTAHQTAEALKILTENRDALRDKLVSFDLWSNQQASINVQTLKSDNCSSCGASPTYPFLDYENQTKTAVLCGRDTVQIRPQSAKKPDLPEMADHLSQLGKVEQNQFLLSFAVDANRLVLFQDGRVLVHGTNNVAQAKSLYHRYFG from the coding sequence ATGAAAGAACGCTATTCCAGACAAATATTATTTTCACCCATCGGCAATGAAGGCCAGCGTCATTTACATCAGAAGCATGTCCTCATCATCGGTGCCGGAGCTCTGGGTACCAGTATTGCAGAGATGCTTGCCCGTGCCGGCGCCGGTAAAATAACCATTGCAGACAGGGATTATGTTGAATGGAGCAATCTTCAGCGTCAGCAACTTTACACCGAGAATGATGCGGAGAACCGGCTTCCAAAAGCGATTGCAGCCAAAAGCAAACTGGAAGCCATTAATCGTGACGTGACCATCGAATCTCACGTTACAGATGTGACACCGAACGAATTAGAGCAGCTTGTAGAGGGTGTTGACTTAATGCTCGATGCCACAGATAATTTCGACATTCGAATGATTATGAACGATACTGCCCAGAAATACAACATTCCCTGGATATACGGGGCGGTTGTCAGCAGTTATGGCATCAGTTACACAATTATACCGGATCAATCACCATGTCTGCATTGTATGATCGAGCAGGTTCCTCTCGGCGGATTAACCTGTGACACAGCTGGCATTATCAGTCCGATCGTCCAATTGGTGACGGCACACCAAACAGCAGAAGCATTGAAAATTTTAACCGAAAACCGGGATGCTTTACGCGATAAACTTGTATCCTTCGATCTGTGGAGCAACCAGCAAGCTTCAATAAATGTTCAGACGCTAAAAAGCGACAACTGTTCGTCATGTGGAGCGTCGCCAACCTATCCGTTTCTGGATTATGAAAACCAGACCAAAACGGCTGTATTATGCGGAAGAGATACGGTGCAAATCCGGCCGCAATCAGCCAAAAAACCGGATTTGCCGGAAATGGCTGATCACCTGTCCCAATTGGGAAAAGTCGAGCAAAACCAGTTCCTGTTGTCATTTGCCGTTGATGCCAACCGGCTTGTGCTATTTCAGGATGGCCGTGTCTTGGTCCATGGAACCAATAATGTCGCTCAGGCCAAATCACTTTATCACCGGTATTTTGGTTAA
- a CDS encoding PTS sugar transporter subunit IIB, translated as MKKVLVICGTGIATSTVVIEKLKEWLDKEQLNEHVTLHQANVQDAINKANEYDFMISTTIVPESLQEKAIDGVPLLAGTGEEDVYEKIKHRMK; from the coding sequence ATGAAAAAAGTACTCGTTATCTGTGGTACAGGAATTGCAACTTCCACCGTTGTTATCGAAAAGTTAAAAGAATGGCTCGATAAAGAACAGCTGAACGAACACGTGACATTACATCAAGCAAATGTTCAAGATGCTATTAATAAAGCGAATGAATATGACTTCATGATATCCACCACGATTGTTCCCGAAAGTTTACAGGAAAAAGCGATTGATGGTGTTCCATTATTAGCAGGAACAGGCGAAGAAGACGTTTATGAAAAGATTAAGCATCGTATGAAATGA
- the tenI gene encoding thiazole tautomerase TenI, translating to MDRVQKCEATIGKLHVISTGQQSPEELTAITEQIVHQADVIHLREKSWSDKKMIQTIQLLHSKGVPMDKLVVNHRVAIAHDMNTKGVQLTHASIDQETVRRTYPNLNIGCSVHSVQEAIYAWRHGADYLVFGHVFRTRSKPGLPPKGLTELRKVVQHVNIPVLAIGGITPENTPDVMQAGASGIAVLSGILMAKNPLEKAAAYNEALQKGGERNV from the coding sequence GTGGACCGTGTTCAAAAATGTGAGGCAACTATCGGAAAACTCCATGTCATCTCAACCGGGCAGCAATCCCCGGAAGAACTGACGGCAATAACCGAACAGATCGTTCACCAGGCAGATGTTATTCATCTTCGGGAGAAATCATGGTCCGATAAAAAAATGATTCAAACCATCCAGCTGCTTCATTCCAAAGGTGTGCCGATGGATAAACTTGTTGTCAATCATCGTGTGGCAATTGCCCATGACATGAACACTAAAGGCGTGCAACTCACTCATGCCAGCATTGATCAAGAGACTGTTCGTCGTACTTACCCCAATCTTAATATTGGCTGTTCTGTCCACTCGGTACAAGAGGCCATTTATGCCTGGCGTCATGGTGCTGATTATTTAGTTTTCGGTCACGTATTCAGAACCCGGTCAAAACCCGGCTTACCACCTAAAGGGCTGACAGAATTAAGAAAAGTTGTTCAACACGTCAACATTCCCGTCCTGGCAATTGGCGGGATCACACCGGAAAACACACCGGATGTCATGCAAGCTGGAGCAAGCGGAATTGCAGTATTATCCGGAATACTAATGGCCAAAAATCCTCTTGAAAAAGCAGCAGCCTATAATGAGGCATTGCAGAAAGGCGGTGAGCGAAATGTATGA
- the thiO gene encoding glycine oxidase ThiO, with protein sequence MYDVIIVGGGVIGSSIAFQLSKRHYHVLIIEKDAIGQKTSRAAAGMLGAQNEVGTDNPLSLLGRQSRAMFPLLAQELKSLSGIDIELIQSGIIRLARTEGESKQLKQTAERQQNSGEDAKWLSREQLNEKEPKLSADSVAGALYIPNDGQVNAPLLTKALAHSAVKLGAEILENTEVQDFLTENSRITGVKTTTRTILAKTVITAGGVWSRELLKKTDLLLDLYPVKGECFSVYHDDHLMTSSIFSPGCYVVPKSGGRFIIGATQKPNSLDESVRLDGLHSLMKRAIGLIPELRNAKWEKAWTGHRPQTKTGLPYMGEHPEINGLWVAAGHFRNGILLAPITGSLMADYIEGKPVNDTFRLQQLSHKEVNL encoded by the coding sequence ATGTATGATGTCATTATTGTTGGCGGCGGTGTTATTGGAAGTTCGATTGCCTTTCAGTTAAGCAAACGCCATTATCATGTTCTCATCATCGAAAAAGATGCAATCGGACAGAAAACATCCAGAGCCGCAGCAGGCATGTTGGGCGCCCAAAATGAAGTGGGTACCGACAATCCGCTTTCATTACTTGGACGTCAAAGCAGAGCAATGTTTCCTTTATTAGCCCAAGAGCTAAAATCACTCAGCGGAATCGATATCGAGCTGATTCAAAGCGGCATAATCCGACTCGCCCGAACGGAAGGAGAATCAAAACAGTTAAAACAGACTGCTGAACGTCAGCAGAATTCAGGTGAAGACGCAAAATGGCTATCCCGTGAACAACTGAACGAAAAAGAACCGAAACTTTCTGCTGATTCCGTGGCAGGGGCACTTTATATACCTAATGACGGTCAGGTCAATGCACCACTGTTAACGAAAGCGCTGGCGCATTCGGCTGTTAAATTAGGGGCAGAGATTCTGGAAAATACGGAAGTACAGGATTTTTTAACCGAGAACAGTCGTATAACCGGCGTCAAAACAACTACCCGCACAATCTTAGCCAAAACAGTTATTACAGCAGGCGGGGTATGGAGCCGGGAGCTTTTGAAAAAAACCGATCTGCTATTGGATCTGTACCCGGTAAAAGGCGAATGTTTTTCCGTTTATCATGATGATCATTTGATGACATCCAGTATATTTTCACCGGGGTGTTATGTTGTACCGAAGTCCGGCGGCAGATTCATTATCGGCGCTACACAAAAGCCCAATAGTCTAGATGAGTCCGTACGGCTGGACGGTCTGCATTCACTGATGAAGCGTGCCATTGGTCTGATCCCTGAACTCAGAAATGCAAAATGGGAAAAGGCGTGGACCGGTCACAGGCCACAAACGAAAACAGGATTGCCCTATATGGGCGAACATCCTGAAATTAACGGATTATGGGTGGCAGCCGGACATTTTCGAAACGGTATTTTATTAGCACCGATTACTGGTTCGCTGATGGCAGATTATATCGAAGGAAAACCTGTCAATGATACCTTTCGACTTCAGCAACTATCACATAAGGAGGTTAATCTATGA
- the thiS gene encoding sulfur carrier protein ThiS, with protein MNLLINGSTVQLPEHIRTISDVINHFAADQPVVIVEYNGEILDKETHSTTNVADGDKLELVNFVGGG; from the coding sequence ATGAATCTCTTAATTAACGGTTCGACGGTTCAATTACCGGAGCATATAAGGACGATTTCGGATGTTATTAATCACTTTGCAGCTGATCAGCCAGTGGTCATCGTTGAATATAACGGTGAAATCTTGGATAAGGAAACCCATTCGACAACAAATGTTGCGGATGGCGATAAACTGGAATTGGTCAATTTTGTAGGAGGTGGCTGA
- a CDS encoding thiazole synthase has product MLTIGNKSFQSRLLLGTGKYPNVDVQKQAVDVSETDILTFSVRRMDIFEPSQPNLLEKIDVKNYDLLPNTAGAYTAKEAVRTAKLAHASGLCDMIKVEVIGDKKTLLPDPVETLKATEELLNEGFTVLPYTSDDVVLAGKLEKLGAHAIMPGASPIGSGQGIINPLNLSLIIEQSGVPVIVDAGIGSPKDVVTAMELGADGILLNTAVSGAEDPVKMAEAMKRAVLAGRLGYEAGRIPKKRYATASSPQEGISV; this is encoded by the coding sequence ATGTTAACCATTGGCAACAAATCGTTTCAATCCCGCTTACTGCTGGGAACCGGAAAATACCCGAATGTTGATGTACAAAAACAGGCTGTTGATGTGTCGGAAACAGACATTTTAACCTTCTCCGTTCGCCGCATGGATATTTTTGAACCATCACAGCCCAACTTATTGGAAAAAATCGATGTCAAAAACTACGACCTATTACCGAACACAGCCGGCGCATACACTGCTAAGGAAGCTGTAAGGACAGCCAAGCTGGCACATGCATCCGGTCTTTGTGACATGATTAAAGTCGAGGTTATCGGGGATAAGAAAACATTGCTGCCGGACCCTGTGGAAACATTGAAGGCAACTGAGGAATTGCTCAACGAAGGATTCACGGTCCTCCCTTATACGTCCGATGATGTCGTTCTTGCCGGAAAATTGGAAAAATTGGGCGCACATGCGATCATGCCCGGCGCGTCACCAATTGGCTCGGGGCAGGGGATTATCAATCCGCTTAACTTAAGCTTGATTATCGAGCAGTCGGGTGTCCCGGTGATTGTCGATGCGGGAATCGGGTCCCCGAAAGATGTTGTGACAGCCATGGAACTCGGTGCAGATGGTATTCTGTTAAACACAGCTGTCTCCGGAGCTGAAGACCCTGTCAAAATGGCTGAGGCGATGAAACGTGCTGTTCTGGCAGGACGACTTGGTTATGAAGCTGGCCGGATTCCCAAAAAGCGATATGCGACTGCCAGTAGCCCACAGGAAGGGATCAGTGTCTGA
- a CDS encoding GNAT family N-acetyltransferase, whose product MDDSIHNTFESVRTENLFLRIPEEEDLHSVFSIEGNPATNKYRPAGPMKDINEAEETLKEWRNNWEIYGYWAVILPSSPEIIGFDGIRRENWKNRNILNLYYRFSPKAWGRGNAKEVAGTAVEMADVYLPNLPVVARIRSVNKPTIRVAERVGLQHCSNSFSSAKKFKY is encoded by the coding sequence ATGGACGATTCAATTCATAATACATTTGAAAGCGTTAGAACAGAAAATCTGTTTCTTCGAATACCAGAGGAAGAAGATTTGCATTCTGTTTTTTCGATTGAAGGAAACCCTGCCACAAATAAATATCGACCTGCTGGCCCGATGAAAGACATTAACGAAGCAGAAGAAACTTTAAAAGAATGGAGAAACAACTGGGAAATTTACGGATACTGGGCGGTTATTTTACCATCCTCACCGGAAATAATTGGATTCGACGGCATCAGACGAGAAAACTGGAAAAACCGGAATATATTAAACCTTTATTACAGGTTTTCACCTAAGGCTTGGGGTCGTGGGAATGCGAAAGAAGTGGCTGGAACTGCTGTTGAAATGGCAGACGTTTACCTCCCCAATTTACCGGTTGTGGCGCGTATTCGCTCTGTTAATAAACCAACTATACGAGTAGCTGAAAGAGTTGGCCTTCAGCATTGTTCTAACAGTTTCTCCTCAGCTAAGAAGTTTAAATATTAA